The genomic segment tttcttgcaaggcagaaCTACTGGCAACACATTCCCTCAACTTGTGTTTGTCCAAGAAAGTCTttgtttctccttcacttttgaaggatgaTTTATCAGGATTCAGAATTTTAGGTTGGTGTATCAGATTCTCTCAACTCTTTAAATATCTCACTCTATTCTCTTcttgcttccacttttttttttttaggttaaagaAATGAGCAACATCAAAGATATATATTGCAACTTTGTTTGCTGGTCAGTGACATTAGTGACCTTTTGCTGAATAAGATGGTAGTTATTAAATACTGGAATAGTACTTCCTCAAATTTGGCATGCTATTTACAACATCAAGGCTACAGTCATGATATACTTTTAAGTGTAATCTGAATCTTTACCTTTTCTTTATCACTTTCTTACATctataaaatcaacaaaatattaaaaccaaaGCTCTGGTTCTGTCATTTGCCAATACGCTCCCACcctggctgatttcaagctaccaacatggTGTCATTGAAGGTAGTACAACAGCCCATATGATATCTGGTATTTTATTTCCACCATAGAGATACAATAGTGGTAAATGTCCTCAAGAGCATAAGTAATAGTAAAATGTTGTGAACTAATTAGGAAGTAAtgagttttgagtttttattcccttagttttaatataatttatttaattgtaaattcATACAATTTGAATtcttaataatgataatatttatcAATCACCTAGCTCGCAagattcctgaaaatttaacattcGGCTCTCACTAGTTGGTACATGCTAGCTCCCACACACCACCAGGTAGTATTGTGGGGAGGATGCTTGGGTGTcacatgagagagggagaaaagcagtgAAGATAAAGAGTAAGTTCACATATATCACCAGCTCTTGTTACCCTAATTTCCTCAGGAAGGCCCATTGGAGAGTGCCTCTGATCtgttaaaatggttttttttttttttttttaatttttaatttattcatttgagagagggagagacagagagcccatgcagggggagagggagagggagaagcagactccctgctgagccaggagcctgacatgagactcgatcccatgacctgggatcatgacctgagctgaaggcagatgctcaaccatctgagccacctaggcgtccctaaaatggactttaaaaataagagtctAGTCTCTCAGCGTAAAAGATGGTAAAAGCATCTttccagtgttttcatttttatggcttaaCTCATGGAAAAGTATGTCTTTCTTCTGCCAGTTTTAGTCCCTTCTCCTCCACAAAAAGTGAGACACAAGCTTTGAAATAAAGGTACACAACCAGAGCTCATTGAATTCTACCACACTGCACCTAGCTGGGAAATTGGGTTTCTGCCCACTGATCTGTCCTTGTCTTCCCCACGTCTCTGTGGCTTTGGCATCAGTACTGCATGTGGAGGTGTGGAACAAATCAGACATGAGACGTAAGAACTCTTTAACGTTTAGTCATCCAAGTTCAGCCTTGAACTAACTGACCCAGATTTCGGAACCGTCTGACAAGACTCCATCTCTTCTTTGCACTCTAAAAAGAGTTACCAGATAGAACTACCAgggaaggcaggggtggggaggaggggggtaaATTTCTGCTCAAGGCTGGGTTTGCTGAACTACTTTCCCGTCTTTAGCAGTCTGAGCATTTAACACGGACTTCTTGGGAACAGCAAAGTGATTTAAAGCCTGAAAGGAGATGAGCAATCCTCGAGACTCAGGCAGAAAAAGTCCCAGTGATACAGGAAGCCATCTGGTTCCTGATGCATAACTAGGCGGCAGAGGCAGCTCTGCCTGACACGGACCTCACTCACTCTGTCGTGGCGTCTGCAAGCAGCTGCTGGGCTCCTCAAGgggctcccttccctctcttcacCGGCTGATGGATCCTAAGGGGCTCCTCTCCTTGAACTTCCTGCTGTTTCTTTCCCTGGCTTTTGAGCTGAGCTGTGGAACAGGTGAGTGTTCATCTGTTTGAGGATGTGAGTCCCGCCATTACCTGCCGGGAGTTAGCCAGCCCATGGATGGAGAGAAGTCTCAGGGACTGGGGCTGtggtttgtctgcctctctctcagggTTTGGCTCTGAGTTCCTTCTGACTCTTTGAAAGAGGAAGGAATGTTGTGGGTTGGCTCAGCCCCACCAATCCTAGTTTCCAAGGAAAGCAGGAGCCCTCAGCCAAAGGCACTGGTCACATTCCAGACCAGGTTCTCAGGGTGGGAGGTTCTAGTCAAGGGTCTGGTTGAGTGGTTGTTTTCACATCTGGCAAAGACCCAGACTAAGGGACTGAAAAGGACGGATGGAGCTTGGGGAGAAGATGACTCCTACATCCCTGCCCTTGAAGGGGAATCCTCACACATGTGAGCAAACCAGAGCTATGGTCCAACAACAAGGAAGGGCTGTAGGGGGAAGAGAGGGTAGAAGTGAAGTGAAAACCTCAGGCATCAGCTGAGAACAGACAGTAGCCACAGTGTGGTCATACTGGTGGCTACTTTCCTGGAAGAGAACCTCCCAAGGTAGTGAGACAGGGAGGGGCCAAGATttctggaaatataaattgggaACTCTCAAGGGTCAGGGCAGCTCCAGCAGTAGGGCCAGACACACAACACAGGGTTTGGGGCTGGGCTCTGCTCTTGTCTTTCTGGCTTGTGTTCCTCCCAGAGGCAAGATGGGGTTCTCTGTTAGTAGTATCAGGGCTATGAGAAACagtatttgagaaagaaaaagccatacAAGGAGTGGACTTTGGGCTGTGAGGAGTGTTGAAGTGCTTGCAGGCCGGTTACACTAGGGGAGGCAGCCTGGAGTGGAAGCAGCATTAGGGAAGGGGGGAAATCCTGAGGCTCTGGGTTGTTTTGCACTTGGGGTTTTCAAGACCACAAATCCATTAAGGACTTTTCCAGGAAAAGTCCAGAGATACGCTAGGGATGTCGGAGAGGCTGTGCATGGGATCTATCTTTTGCTAGACTCCCAGATAAAGAGGACATTTATTGACCCCCTGTTTCCCACAGAATCAGGCAGACCCAGAGCTATTGCTTTCTGAGGTCTAGGGAAGGGGTGATCGAGCTCAGGGTTCAGAAAGCCAAACTGAACCACTTTAAGCCACCAAAGAGAGAGCCAAGACTTCCCAGTGCACCTCATTTGTGACTCTACCATTTGGGGATATTTTTCAGTGACTATCAGGAGTAATGGGGTTGAACAGTGAGCTGGACTCTTTAAATCTCTGTGCTTGCTTGCCTGCTGGCCAGCCTGGCCCATGGTGTCCCCATGGCACCAGGTGCTGACAGCGCTCCACTGGAGGTTTGGAGGTCCCTTGTTAGTGAGAAGCAATACAGCCCCGTGGGGCGTGATTACCCAACCTGTAACGTCTGTCTTCCTTGCATTCCGTTTTCTCTGAAATATGcacatttttagtgtttttatttttaaatacacaccCTTTTGTGAAACCCCAATTAAACACAGATGGAAAAGCTTTGCAAGTGGGACAGGTCAACCACAACAGTTACTCAACCAAGAAGTGCGATTCTTGTAAAATCAGGACCCACTCTCCTTCCCATCCCTACTCAGCTTGCCTCCCAATTCCCTGTCAGAATTGTAAAATCAAAAGTCCACATGTCCCTTCCCCCAATAAAGCGAATTTTCCATTCCCTCAAtggtatattttgaaaatagactttatttttggaGAAATTTTGGGTTCACAGCAAAAGTGAGCAGAAGGTACCAAGATTTCCCCCTACTCCCACACATACATAGCCTCCCTATTATAagcatcccccaccagagggTTGCATCTCTTACAACTGATGAGTTGCCCCAGGGGGATTTTGTATTCCTCCATGTGGGTCTGCCCCACCTCCTTCACACACATGAAGGACAAGTGTGTGGGTTCCAGATTTGGCCCATCTTTGTTCACTGGGCCATTCTATCCCAAGATGTAGATCTAAGCACTTCTCAAAAGATTTAATACTGGGATACTTTTTTCTCAAGAGATTTAATACTGGGATACAATGCCATCATCTTCACATCTCCAGCACCAGACTGGAAATCAGAACATCAGGGCTGATTGGTTTTATCCATAGACTGACTTTGGACAATCCCACTGAGTAACTATCTGTTAAGGACACGCGATGTGGCAGGCATTGTGCGAGGTGTGGGGGAAGCAAAATGAACATCCACAGCCTTTGCCCAGCACCTGACATATCAGGGCATATCAGAGCCCTGCCACAAatgattgttgaatgaataataatagtatgtaCAGCCTGCCTCCCATATTCCAGGCATGGTCCTAAGTGCTATGTgtattattcatttaattctcacaccaACTCTATGAGATATGTTATTATTGTTACCATTACAATTTTATAGAAGAAGGAatgagaggcacagagaagtttagCCCTTTCTCTGTAGTCACACAGCTTGACTTCAGAGACCTCAGTAAATGAACCTGGATAAACTTATGTTTGGTGGGAGTGGGAGGCATGTTAAAATTTGTATCCAGGTCCATGGTAAAAATTAGAATATGCTATCTATAATTGGAACATATAAGTTGattttaattgaattgaaatgaAGTGTAGGAATATTCAAAAGGTGAGAGAAGTTGATAAAATTATAGAAGGAAGTAGAGGGCATATGGAAGTATTTGATCTGGAATTGGGAAAGTGGATAAGAACTTCTTTCATcatgtaagttttcatttaatttttttattaactggTTTGTTTATTGGAAGAGTATCACACATATGTCTATTTAAAACTTCAAAAGTACAAAAGGGTATATACAATGGAGACAAATTCGCCTACTATCCCCCCTGCTGGAGGCAACTGCTATCACCAGTTCCTTGTGTATCTTCCCAAATATATACACTGGATTTTTGTAAAACTTGAAGAGAGTATTCCAGATGAAGGCACCAATGCAGAGGTGAGGTGTTGCGAGTGTTCAGGGGGATGGCAAGTGGTCTGCTGAGCTTGAAGCCTAGGGTCCATAGCCAAGGCTTTTCCATCTGCTCAGCTGGCAAGCAGGGAGAAGGGTTCCCATCATTTCCCCCCACACTGTACTTCTTAGGgatgttttacagatgaaacagaGTACATTCTGATTTCGGAGAAGGGGGGAACTTAGACTCTGTTGCCATTTGCTCACTCATTCagtttttcattctcttgagCAACAAGGATTTACTGAGTTTCCTCTATGTCCCAGGTGGGTGTTAGGACTATAAGTGGACAAAACAGACACAGTCACTACTCTCAGAAGCTTATTCCTGAGTAAGGATGACAGGCATAGAATCAGAGTTAAAAGCGTGATGAGTGATGTGAAGGGGACATAAAAAGGCACTGGAGGGAGGCCTAGATGCGGCTAGGGGTCAGAGGCAGAGACGGGAAGCACGGAAGGAGTTAGTCAGGAAAAAAGAGGGCAGGAACTGGTGTTCAGGCTGGGGCATGGAAATGCCAGTACTCTGAGTCAGAAAGACCAGCAGCAGCAAggaacggggggcggggggtggtggtggtgaagaggATGGCTCTTGGGACTGGAGGTTAAAGAGCAGCTTCTCTTCCGGGGCCTAGATTTGCTGTAAGAAGTGTGAGGCCTGGAGAGACCCCCGCCTCCTCTCCCTGAAAGCTATGGCGAGAGGCTGTGAGCCCATGTGAACGTGTTATGACCCAGCAAAACAAAGCGAGTGGTTATCGTTAGGTAGAATCCCATCCTGTGAAGGGTTGGCCAAATGGGGCTCATTTCAGGAAAATATCCACGGGTCCATGTGAATCACTCTACTTTCTAAGGAGAATTACCCTTGAAGAAAGTGAGTTGGTGTTAATGGCTACAAATGTTTCCTCCAGACTCTTGAGTAAACAGGGCTGACTGAATCACAGCCCTGCTGGAAAACACGCATCAGGCAGTAGGATGTTTCGGGAGCGGGGACTCCACTTGAAGGGTTCTGTGAACCACTTTAAAGTCCCCACTTGTTTTTCCACTTGTGCTTGGGTGGTGCTGGTTTTTGGTACCCCTTCCAGACCCAGCCACTCACACACACTCGGTTGTGAGATCGCCATTCTTCATGTGGGCTGCAGGGTGTGAGGGTTTCTTCCTGACCGATTTTTGATCTCACTCCCCGTGCGTGAGTGAGCAGATGCTGCCCAGGCTGCCCTCCCATctgctccttcttttctttttctctttcccttcctattttctttcattgatttctttggtggtggtggtggctccTCCCTATTCCATCTTAtatcctcccttcccctcacttTTCCTTAATCGTTACTAGTCTCCACCAATCTCACCCTAATTTCAGCCCAGGTGGACTGCCTATTGTTCTCTCCCAATCTCTGGATCTCTAGCCTGATACTAGCTGGGCCCTTTATGGGCCCGTGTTGGGATTTCAGGGCATTTTGGTGTCAAGAACATCTGGACCAGTTTGTCCAATTCTCCAACAGCCCATGTGAGCTGCAAGTCAATGATGTCCTTTCTAGGTGGCTGCACTCCTTAAGCAGGcggttttgttttacttctctgGCTTCCTTATCAACTAAAGCAATCTATGCTCTCTGAGTCATGGGCTCATTCTTTTATGAGAATTAGCTTATGGTTAAGTTCAGTTATTAAGTTCAGTTACATATCGGACAAAGCtaaataaaagagattttagTCAGGTAACGTAGCTTTCAGCACTCATATTTTGAAcaggtatttattaaatgcctaccatATACATGTTTTGTGGGTTAACTACTGTTGTAGGTCTTAGACACAAAACAATGAacaacggggtgcctgggtggctcaatcattaagtgtctgccttcggctcaggtcatgatcccagggtcctgcgattgagccccgcatcggtctccctgctaggcaggaggcctgcttctccctctcccactcccccctgcttgtgttccctctctcgctgtgtctctgtcaaataaataaataaaatcttaaaaaaaaaaaaaagccaatgaacAGAATGAAATTCTTCCTCTTGAAGAGTTTGCATCCTAACCAgggacacaaaaataaaataaaataatgtatgataTATCATCAGAAAGGGGTAAGTGTGCAGTCAGAAGGGGTGTTTATTTTATATAGGATGGTCAGAGCAGGTTTCTCAgaggagataatttttttttatgttatattaatcaccatacattacatcattagtttttgatgtagtgttccatgattcattgtttgcgtataacacccagtgctccgtgcagaacgtgccctctttaatacccatcaccaggctaacccatcctcccacccccctcccctctagagcgctcagtttgtttttcagagtccatcgtctctcatggttcgtctccccctccgaatcccccccttcattcttcccctagAGGGGATAATTTTTTGAGCAGAAACCTAAAATAAAGTGAGGGAGTGAGCTATCCcgatatataaagaaaaaagatatctagaaaacagcagaagcaaaAGCTCTGAGGAGGGAATGTTCTTGATGAGGTGTTTGAGCCAGTATGACCATAGTGCagtgagtggagagagagggaaggcgAGGGGTCAGGGACGGGGTTACCCAGAGTCTTCGAAGCCATAACAAAGCCTGTGGATATTTTTTCTATGGGTTTCAGAAATCCCTGGAAGTTTTAAAGCAGGGGAGAGACAAAATCTGACACAGGTTTAAAAAGAtgactctgggggcgcctgggtggctcagttggttaagcgactgccttcagctcaggtcatgatcctggagtcccgggatcgagtcccgcatcgggctccctgctcagcggggagtctgcttctccctctgaccctcctccctctcatgctctctgtctctcattctctctcaaaaaaaaaaaaaaaaaaaaaatcttaaaaaaataaataaataaataaaaagatgactcTGTCTACCGCACGGATGCCAGGAGATTAGTTGGAAGCCAAAGGTCATGTCAGGCTGTGACTCTGGTGGCAGAAATGAGGGAGGTTTGAGGTGCTTGGATTGCAGACATGTTCTGAAGTTAGAGCCAACAGGAGTTGCTGATAGACTCCATAAGGAGTATGAGAGAAGGAAATGAGTCAAGCATGATTCCCAGTTTTGGTCTCAGAATTTGGGGGAGTTGCAATGTTGTCGGTGGGAGGGGCTTTGGAACCAAGAGTTTGTTTGCTAAGTTTGCAATGCCCTTTCGACCTCCGAATACTGATCCATGTAGGCAGTTTGGGTGGGAGATCTATCTATGCAAGTGTTCCAGAAGTATGTCAACCCATGCAACTGGATGAGTGTGGCTGGGAGGGACGAGATCGGAGTACTAAGTCCTGGGATGATCCAATATTTAGAGGTCTTTAAGAGCAGCAGGTTCCAGtcaaggagactgagaaggagaaGCCAGTGAAATAGGAAGGAAACCGGGAGAGTGGGGTTCCAGGGGTTGAATGAAGGCAGTGTTTCAAAGAGGGACTGATGAACCATGTCAAGTGCTCCTGAGAAAGCAAGATGTGGATGGAGAATGGACTCAGCACCATGGCACATACAGTGACCTTGATAAGAGTGGTTCCAGTGAGTAGTAGGGAAGAGCACCTGCTAAGAGTAGGTAGAGGAAAAATGAgtcaggaaacagaaacagaaaatacaaacacacatTAAAGGACTTTGcaataaaggaaaagagagaaatgaggcAGCAGCCAGGGATGAACCTGGGGTCAGGGGAGGGGTTTGTAAGATGAGGGAAGTTACAGGTTGGAATGTTGTGTGTTGATGGAAATAACCCACAACATTCTATACCAGTAATAAAGCTGATGGTGCAAGGGGTGGGGGCTATTGCAAGAGCAAAGGCTTGAGGTGGGTGAGTGTTCATGATGGAAGAGGCTAACCTTAATGGGAGCATAGACCATCCATCTGGGTAGGTGGGTTTCTCAGTGGTAGTTTCAAATGGAAgttctcttctcatttcttctacattttcagTGCAATGAGAAGCAGAGTCATCAGCGGAGGCCATGGGTTTGAGGAGAGGGGAGGTGTTAAATAGTCAGCAGTAGGATCTCTTACAGTGACTTGAAAGggtgtggttttttgttgttgtttttttggggtttttttttttttggtggttgttgTTGGCTCAGctcttttgaaaaagagaaataaaataatttcttacccTTGATATTAGAAACTATCTTATGGTCTTTTTGAGAGCAAGAATTCCACAGTTTGAACACTGGGCTCACCACTCTCCTAGCTCCACATCCCTcagacttttctctttcttcattatcTGAAATGATGCTCTGTAGCCTTGGTCTCCTGGGCTCACGAGCTCAGAATCAGCTTCAGTTGCTCTCTGCCCTTCATACTATGTACCCAGTGGTGGTGAGAAGTCTGGTCAAGGAATTAGCAGACCTGGCTTCTAGACCAGTTGCTGGTTGTGTGACTTTAGGgatgtcatttaacttctctgtgccttaacTATAAATCTGAGTTGACAGAATTATCTCCCAGATCAAAGAAACCCAGTGTCCTAGTTAGTTTGTACATCTCCTTTGTAAGTAATTTTAAGATTTACATTGGGATTTTTGAAATATTGAGAATATAGTGGGACTGTCATGACCATTCTTATAGGCTATTAAGGACCTGGCAACCCCAGGGATAGTgcaagaggaagagggaggaccTTCCATCTGTCATTCCTGATCCACAGACAGGATGTGATTCTCAAAAGCCCCTACAAAAAGGGACTTTCTTATTCTTCCTCACACAGGTGAGAGCTTGATGAATTGCCCAGAAATCCCTGGGCGGTTGGGAAGCAGTTTACTGCTGTCCCTGGCATCTGAAGGGATAAGTAAGAGCATGAACAAGAGCATCCACATCCTCGTCACCAGAGCAGAATCACCGGGAAACAGTGTCAAGAAGAAAATAGTGTCTCTGGATCTTCCAGAAGGGGGTTCTCCACGCTATCTGGAAAATGGCTATACATTTCATCTAGAAAACCTGAGCCTGGGGATCctggaaagcagaaaggaaaatgaaggctGGTACTTCATGACCCTGGAGGAGAACTTTTCAGTTCGACACTTTTGTCTGCAGCTGAAGCTCTATGGTAATAATGGGGCTTCCCCAGTCTGCACGGGTCAGGGTGGGGGGCACCCGAGATCATCCTTTACCTAAGGATTTAGGCGTCTCTCAGAAGCAAGAGTATCCAGGATTGGGAGCAACTTGAAAGGTCACCTAGTCTAGGGTGTTTAAACTGTGCTTTAGGAAGAGGTTTTAGAGATTCACAAATCTTTTTTTGTCCAAATTGCTCATTGGTGGTAGTTGATTAGCACTAGTTAGCCCTACCCCCATTTCCCAAAGAAAAGGAACCCAGCTGCTTATGGACTACAGGGCCGTGGCCCCAAGAGTCTCAATTAGCAAATAAGACTTGGTTTGAAAAAAAGGTTTTTCCCtcgatttttaaaatgtttgaatacCATAGATCGAGCCCAGCCTTTTTTCCGTCGATGAGGACATTGAAATCCAGGGAGAAGTGGTTGGCTTGTGCTTATACAAGTCCTCATGGGTGGTTCCCTGAATCAGCCCGTGCACCACTCACATGCCCTGTGCTCCTGCACAGTACCACATCTACCTGGTGGAAAAGCACTTTTTCTCATTGAAACAGAGGCTCTGGTTATAAAGCCGCTCAGCTGCAGAACTTGAACTAGAACATAGGTCCATCTGAATCCAAGGCCAGTGCTTTTTTGAGCCTCTTTAAATGCCAGCCCCTCTTGAATGCACCCGGAGTTTGTGTCTCTTTGGCCCAGAGGCTCTTTGAATTTCCAGGAATCCTGACAACAGCCATGCGGGTTGTCCTGCTTTCTCATAGAGAGACTTCCTCATCTCTGAGACGGGACAGAGAGCCCCACCTACCCAGCATCCCCCTTCCTCCACATAGTGTGTGCAGGCTCCCCTCAGCCCTCTGCCAGGTACGGGAGAGCTCTGACTACTCCAATAGTGGCCTAGGGATGACACATCATGCATTTTCTAGAACAGCTCACTGCCTTTGTCACATCTTGTCACATAAATTCTTACCTTGGAAGATAACAGTCTCTGCAACCATGAAAGAAAGAGGCTGGGTTTCAGAGTCAGACAGCTTTAGGTTCTGATCTCAGCTTGAGTGATATTATGTGAGACACCCCACCTCTCTgggactcagcttcctcatctgtaaaatgggaatacttaTAACTAAGGTTATAATTGTTGAGAAAGTTGTCAAGAAGATTAAAGACTATGATACATGTAAAATTCCAGAATCGTGCCCATCCTACAGTAGTTGCTAAATAAATACAACCTGCCCCCTTGCCTTGGCCATTTCACAGCATTAGAGTGAgatcccccccccgccccccccacagacacacacagacacagacacagacacatagacacacactcacagaccCCCACGCACACACTCCAGGTAAGACCCCACCACTATGTCATTCTTTCATGTCTAGAGGTAATACTTTAGCCAGTGACAATTAAACCATGCAGGATTAGTTGGCAGAAAACACCACAGGTAGAAAACAGAAGAGCAACTCAGATTGGGAGCATCAGCAAGAGCAAGCGGATTCCTAACAGTAGTGGTAGGAGGGAACTAAAAGACAAATGATTTTTCCCTATTTTGTCCTGAGGTCGtactggaaaggagagagggattTGGGGGAACCAGCGGATCCCCACTAGAAATAAATCACACTGCAGACCCACAGGGAGGGAAAACTACCATTAGgctgcattttcttctaacaagAAGGTCACTTTAGAATCCCAGGGGGTTCAGTGatggcttccttcctccccctcctgaCAGAGCAGGTCTCCACTCCGGAAATTAAGGTGTTGAACTGGACCCAGGAGAATGGGAACTGCAGCTTGACGCTGGCCTGCGAAGTGGAGAAGGGGGACTATGTGGTTTACAGCTGGAGTGAGGAAATGGCTACTGACCCACTGATCCCAGCCAACGGTTCTTACCTCCTGCACCTCAGCCTCGGCCCTCAGAATGTCAACAATGTCTACTTCTGCACCGCGACCAACCCCATCAGCAACCGCTCACAGATCTTCACCCCGCAGTCCAAGTGCAGGCCAGAATCTTTAGGTGAGTGCCCTGGTGGGGGCGGGCATGGCACATTGATGATATGGGCTCAGTCCTCACCTGGACTAAATGCTCTGCTCCCATAGCCGTGGCCTCCACCTTGGTAATAAcactttccattttctctatAGTTGAGAAAAGCCTCCTCATGTGCATTCAGTGAATGCCCTCTGCTCATAATCACCAGGTTGGCATTATGCTCGGTTCATACTTGAGGACAACAATAAGAAATGATGGGGCCAGACCCAGCGTGCAGGCCTCCCAGTTGcgattcttcctctcccctcctgtctTGGCTCCAAGCTGCAAGGGCAGCTGGGTGAGAGAATGAAGGTGGCAGGTCCCGACTCCCCAGTCCATACTCCACTAATGGTGGGACAGGTCTGTACCATCAATAAGTACTGTTGACTACCTATGCCCAGCAAATTGGGCGTGGATATGATACATGATCTCTGCACTCCAGCAACATGTTGTAAAGATAAGACATGAGACAGAGAGCCCCACCTACCCAGCATCCCCCTTCTATTACTAGAGGTAATACTTTACCTCTAGTTCAATAATGAAAAGCAGGATATAATGAAGGGCCACATTTTATGGAATGGACTGTGAATCTCATAGCAAGTCAAAGGCCAGGGGAGTCAGCTCTCAGACTGAGACCTGGACTGTGAAGtttgggaataataataaatcatGTAGTACTTTGTTATTGGCAGAGCACTTTCAATGGTAtgatctcttttaatcctcacaataaccttaCCAGATACGTGGTATCATCGTCTTCAgtgtacagatgaggaacttgaaGGTCGTAGCATTTAAGTACCCTGCTCAAGTTTCTTCAAATTATAAACAGTAGAATCAGCACCTGCACTCAGACCTTCTGACTACTCAGTCTCCAGGAAGAAGAGCCTCGTTATTCTGCTGTCAGAGGAAGGGAGGGCTGATTAAGTAGTTGTTTGAGGTTGGAAGCAGGAAAGATAGACCACTGAGCCTTTTCAATAACAGATCCTGTGTCCATGCCTCAGGTGTGTACAGGGACAGAAGGACCTGGGTTTTGGCCTTCAAAGAATTACCTATGTCGTGACTTCTCCTTCCTGCATCCACCACAGGGAACAGGAGTCATTCCAAGGAGACTTCAGCCCACAATAGACTTGGTGTCTGTGCAGGAGGCTTTATAGAGTTTACAGAAGGTGGCCCCAGGGATCCTCGACCCAATGCTGTTCTGTTTGCTTACAAGGATAAGGTCACTTCACCTGTCTAAGACTTAGATTCTTTATCTAAAATAATAACAACTGACAAATCTTAATTGTTTATT from the Halichoerus grypus chromosome 7, mHalGry1.hap1.1, whole genome shotgun sequence genome contains:
- the SLAMF1 gene encoding signaling lymphocytic activation molecule isoform X2, coding for MDPKGLLSLNFLLFLSLAFELSCGTGESLMNCPEIPGRLGSSLLLSLASEGISKSMNKSIHILVTRAESPGNSVKKKIVSLDLPEGGSPRYLENGYTFHLENLSLGILESRKENEGWYFMTLEENFSVRHFCLQLKLYEQVSTPEIKVLNWTQENGNCSLTLACEVEKGDYVVYSWSEEMATDPLIPANGSYLLHLSLGPQNVNNVYFCTATNPISNRSQIFTPQSKCRPESLESTQWGLYAGLFLGGIVGVILILEVVILLLRRRGKANHYQPTMEAKSLTIYAQVQKSGSVQKKPDPLPAQDPCTTIYVAATEPVPEPVQEPNSITVYASVTLPES
- the SLAMF1 gene encoding signaling lymphocytic activation molecule isoform X1, whose amino-acid sequence is MDPKGLLSLNFLLFLSLAFELSCGTGESLMNCPEIPGRLGSSLLLSLASEGISKSMNKSIHILVTRAESPGNSVKKKIVSLDLPEGGSPRYLENGYTFHLENLSLGILESRKENEGWYFMTLEENFSVRHFCLQLKLYEQVSTPEIKVLNWTQENGNCSLTLACEVEKGDYVVYSWSEEMATDPLIPANGSYLLHLSLGPQNVNNVYFCTATNPISNRSQIFTPQSKCRPESLESTQWGLYAGLFLGGIVGVILILEVVILLLRRRGKANHYQPTMEAKSLTIYAQVQKSGSVQKKPDPLPAQDPCTTIYVAATEPVPEPVQINSSVMLLPQPPVGWTRDRGFPSTQPAPQSPGLEERTIGTAFQLCGIADGMSHVGPVSPDLQLSCSVLGLDKKS